The following proteins are encoded in a genomic region of Arachis stenosperma cultivar V10309 chromosome 4, arast.V10309.gnm1.PFL2, whole genome shotgun sequence:
- the LOC130973670 gene encoding ranBP2-type zinc finger protein At1g67325-like, whose protein sequence is MASTKDDNRGSLGSKRFRNDAPRKEGDWTCLNCGNLNFSFRTVCNRGHCGAPRPSIIQPAPVTSPYRNTPPFYYGGVGAPPPPYGVSGRFGSPMPHSGVQYDYGLYPRPRLPYSPVPSLPPGSFGGIPYGPRPSINGYGYGFQSPPWAEGLITDNFASRKRRGGPDGLSEGDWICPKCENVNFAFRTTCNMKHCGAPRPGASRGAPEGSWTCKKCGNLNYPFRNVCNRKDCGSERTTSAM, encoded by the exons ATGGCTTCTACTAAG GATGATAATCGAGGTTCACTCGGATCAAAGAGGTTTCGAAACGATG CTCCACGTAAAGAAGGAGACTGGACCTGCCTCAACTGTGGAAACTTAAACTTTTCATTTAGAACTGTTTGCAACCGGGGACATTGTGGTGCACCAAGACCATCCATAATCCAG CCTGCCCCAGTTACAAGCCCATACAGAAACACTCCTCCCTTCTACTATGGTGGTGTTGGGGCTCCTCCTCCACCATATGGAGTGTCTGGCCGATTTGGATCCCCGATGCCACATTCTGGTGTGCAATATGATTATGGTCTGTATCCTAGGCCTCGTCTACCATATAGTCCAGTACCGTCGTTGCCACCTGGAAGCTTTGGAG GTATTCCTTATGGTCCAAGGCCTAGTATCAATGGCTATGGATATGGCTTTCAAAGTCCTCCATGGGCCGAAGGACTGATAACTGATAATTTTGCATCTCGGAAACGCCGAGGCG GGCCAGATGGCTTGTCCGAAGGAGACTGGATCTGTCCGAAATGTGAGAATGTTAACTTTGCTTTCAGAACAACTTGCAACATGAAACACTGCGGAGCTCCAAGACCT GGCGCAAGTCGAGGCGCTCCCGAAGGCAGTTGGACCTGTAAAAAATGCGGTAATCTCAACTATCCCTTTAGAAATGTGTGCAACAGAAAAGACTGTGGAAGTGAGAGAACAACCTCTGCCATGTGA